Proteins found in one Salinimonas lutimaris genomic segment:
- a CDS encoding TonB-dependent receptor, with protein MSLPLPYSIAFVCLSVATALSAPVFAQELETIEITGHHSQLHLTGELKDQLAQHNINSAGGGGLSALPVLNGMMGDRIQVLADGVPVTAACGNQMNPPLSYIAATQVSQIQVMPAVSKVSEGGDNIAGVVSIDTQAPAFTTNDTLSWGGGSAGFQYRSVNHAQVYHLNGQAASKHWFAGYSGNIEKADSYDNGDGERVLDTLYKAENHALTLGYQDADRLATVKYSHQSVPYQGFPGQYMDMVDNRTNAITADYQQQFDSVTFNGLLSLRNVKHEMGFFTDEKPGAMPMLTDSQDLTAKLAWSLALEGEDTLKIGQEFYLNKLNDYWPAVAGSMMMGPDNYVNINDGRRQRTAIYAQWSQQPSEGWHYSAGMRVEQVSTQAGEVQPYNSMSMPDMMMANADALAAQNFNAADRDQSDTLVDVTLLATRRIDDEQSLTLGVALKNRAPNLYERYTWGQGMMSSSMIGWFNDGNAYVGNINLKPETAHTASVSYRLEQRDRALTVDAWYTRVSDYIDGQPIGQFVRSAQPDGVRNQLRFTNLDATLMGVTIKGVVLLADNNTGRWQLSNNLSWQDGERNDTDESLYQIVPWQNTLTLSHTWDNWESSLQWQWVGEKDEVDPRRLENRTASYALLGLSTRYDWASWSVELAVNNLTDKTYQLPLAGVSVADFRRDPANGFAQLDGPGRSFNVGVTYRF; from the coding sequence GTGTCTTTACCTCTTCCATATTCTATTGCATTTGTTTGTTTGTCTGTTGCCACCGCTTTAAGCGCCCCGGTGTTCGCACAGGAACTGGAAACCATCGAAATTACCGGTCATCACTCTCAGCTGCACCTGACTGGTGAGCTGAAAGACCAGCTGGCACAACACAATATAAACAGCGCCGGAGGCGGCGGCTTGTCAGCCCTGCCGGTGTTAAACGGCATGATGGGCGATCGTATCCAGGTACTGGCTGACGGCGTGCCGGTTACTGCCGCCTGTGGTAATCAGATGAACCCACCATTGTCTTACATTGCCGCTACCCAGGTCAGTCAGATACAGGTCATGCCGGCGGTCTCTAAAGTCAGTGAGGGAGGTGACAATATTGCCGGTGTGGTCAGTATCGATACGCAGGCACCAGCATTTACTACTAACGATACGTTAAGCTGGGGCGGCGGCAGTGCCGGTTTTCAGTACCGCAGCGTGAACCATGCGCAGGTCTATCATCTTAATGGACAGGCAGCCAGCAAACACTGGTTTGCAGGCTATAGCGGGAATATTGAAAAAGCCGACAGTTACGATAATGGCGATGGCGAACGGGTGCTGGATACCTTGTATAAAGCTGAAAATCACGCACTAACGCTCGGCTATCAGGACGCAGATCGCCTGGCTACCGTTAAGTATTCTCACCAGTCGGTGCCTTATCAGGGGTTTCCCGGCCAGTACATGGATATGGTGGATAATCGCACCAACGCTATTACGGCAGATTATCAGCAGCAGTTTGACAGCGTGACCTTCAACGGACTGCTTAGCCTGCGTAACGTAAAACATGAAATGGGCTTTTTTACCGACGAGAAGCCTGGCGCCATGCCGATGCTGACCGACTCTCAGGATTTGACTGCCAAACTGGCCTGGAGTCTTGCCCTTGAGGGGGAGGACACACTGAAAATTGGCCAGGAGTTTTACCTGAATAAACTCAATGACTACTGGCCAGCCGTTGCCGGGTCCATGATGATGGGTCCGGATAACTATGTGAATATTAATGACGGGCGACGTCAACGCACTGCTATTTATGCACAGTGGTCGCAGCAGCCTTCAGAAGGCTGGCACTACAGTGCCGGCATGCGGGTTGAGCAGGTCAGCACTCAGGCCGGCGAAGTTCAGCCGTACAACAGCATGAGTATGCCGGACATGATGATGGCTAATGCCGATGCGCTGGCAGCGCAGAACTTTAATGCCGCAGATCGCGACCAAAGCGATACGCTTGTTGATGTGACTCTGCTGGCCACCCGCCGTATTGACGATGAGCAAAGCCTGACGCTGGGCGTTGCCCTCAAGAACCGGGCTCCTAACCTGTACGAACGCTACACCTGGGGACAGGGCATGATGTCCAGCTCGATGATTGGCTGGTTTAACGACGGCAATGCCTATGTAGGTAATATAAACCTTAAGCCTGAAACTGCGCATACCGCCTCGGTCAGCTACCGGCTGGAACAGCGCGACCGCGCCCTGACTGTGGATGCATGGTACACCCGCGTATCAGATTATATTGATGGCCAGCCGATTGGGCAGTTTGTGCGCTCAGCGCAGCCCGATGGTGTACGTAATCAGCTGCGGTTTACCAATCTGGATGCCACGTTGATGGGCGTTACCATCAAAGGCGTTGTGCTACTGGCAGACAATAATACCGGCCGCTGGCAGCTTAGTAATAACCTGAGCTGGCAGGACGGCGAACGCAATGACACAGATGAATCCTTGTATCAGATTGTGCCCTGGCAAAACACACTGACACTGTCTCATACCTGGGATAACTGGGAGTCCAGTCTGCAGTGGCAGTGGGTGGGAGAAAAAGACGAGGTAGACCCGCGCCGGCTTGAAAACAGGACAGCCAGTTATGCGCTGCTCGGCCTGTCGACCCGATACGACTGGGCCAGCTGGTCGGTTGAACTGGCGGTCAATAATCTTACCGATAAAACCTATCAGCTGCCGCTGGCTGGTGTCAGCGTGGCCGATTTTCGCCGCGACCCGGCCAATGGTTTTGCTCAGCTTGATGGTCCGGGACGCTCATTCAATGTTGGTGTTACCTACCGCTTTTAG
- a CDS encoding sensor histidine kinase: MLLLLFTYLLRQRPLNHGLACLLLLLEITLLNTVIALNGAATNPFSMVLLVPLVIGLMLLPVTWALAVVIASIAGQLTQLYLPRLHAHNMEMAAHAHSMIIGFVLTSVLIAAVVAYFRLQLSRQNAALHTLRERQLRDEQLLAIGTAAAQLTHDAASPVQTIRLLLEEAQETSEAAVLPELEEQFHRLEHMLIQWRDVADDVREARTTRFTPKEVVRSLRHIMALARPEALIQWPAQHQQQGSCIMADRTLLPALTRILLNACEAGSKTADPQVQVTLICGADSWQLTFINAADPAHASTLMHLGSRLVDSESGSGAGAILSNATIEKFGGQVHWYYANGFVTTHIQLPVAA; this comes from the coding sequence ATGCTGCTGTTACTGTTTACGTATCTGCTGCGCCAGCGCCCGCTGAATCATGGCCTGGCCTGCCTGCTTCTGCTACTTGAAATCACCCTGCTTAACACGGTGATTGCACTTAACGGCGCGGCTACCAATCCATTTAGCATGGTACTACTGGTGCCGCTGGTTATTGGACTGATGCTGTTACCGGTCACCTGGGCACTGGCCGTGGTCATCGCCAGTATCGCCGGTCAGCTGACCCAGCTTTACCTGCCACGCCTGCATGCACATAACATGGAAATGGCCGCGCACGCCCACAGTATGATCATCGGTTTTGTGCTGACATCTGTGCTTATTGCCGCGGTCGTGGCCTACTTTCGTTTACAGCTGAGCCGCCAGAATGCTGCGCTGCATACTCTGCGCGAGCGGCAGTTACGGGATGAGCAACTGCTGGCCATCGGCACCGCGGCTGCCCAGCTTACCCACGATGCCGCCTCGCCGGTGCAAACTATTCGGCTGTTACTTGAAGAAGCGCAGGAAACCTCTGAAGCGGCGGTGTTACCTGAACTGGAAGAGCAGTTTCATCGTCTTGAACATATGCTGATACAGTGGCGTGATGTGGCAGATGATGTTCGCGAAGCCAGAACCACCCGGTTCACGCCAAAGGAGGTTGTCCGGTCACTGCGCCATATTATGGCACTGGCCCGGCCTGAGGCGCTGATACAGTGGCCGGCACAGCACCAGCAGCAGGGGTCGTGTATTATGGCAGATCGCACGTTGCTGCCTGCCCTGACCCGGATTTTACTCAATGCCTGTGAAGCAGGAAGCAAAACCGCCGATCCACAGGTTCAGGTTACCCTGATCTGTGGCGCTGACAGCTGGCAACTGACCTTTATTAATGCCGCCGACCCGGCCCATGCCAGCACACTGATGCATTTGGGCAGCCGGCTGGTCGACAGCGAGTCAGGCAGCGGCGCCGGGGCCATTCTCAGTAACGCGACCATTGAAAAGTTTGGTGGGCAGGTGCACTGGTATTACGCTAACGGATTTGTGACGACCCATATCCAGCTACCGGTGGCAGCATGA
- a CDS encoding response regulator transcription factor: MKTLLIIDDDTRLSTVLARRFTQTGLFCVQCFSSASTALRCDTPKADGILLDMMLEDDELGLDYVSELALRFSPQHLIMMTGYASIATTVAALKKGATDYVAKPVGFNELLVMLGEHRVEPEATNSPRPMTPAQAEWEHIQRVLLAHQGNISATAKALGMHRRTLQRKLQKFSPSKD, from the coding sequence ATGAAAACTCTGCTGATTATTGATGATGATACCCGTTTGAGCACCGTGCTGGCGCGCCGCTTTACCCAAACCGGCCTATTCTGTGTGCAGTGTTTCAGCAGTGCTAGCACCGCGCTGCGATGTGATACACCAAAGGCGGATGGCATATTGTTGGACATGATGCTCGAAGATGACGAGCTGGGGCTGGACTATGTCAGTGAACTGGCCTTGCGGTTCAGCCCGCAGCACCTGATCATGATGACCGGGTATGCCAGTATTGCCACTACGGTGGCTGCATTGAAAAAAGGCGCAACCGACTATGTTGCCAAGCCGGTTGGCTTTAACGAGCTGCTGGTTATGCTGGGTGAACACCGGGTAGAGCCAGAAGCGACAAACTCCCCCCGTCCTATGACCCCGGCGCAGGCCGAGTGGGAACATATTCAGCGGGTTTTGCTGGCCCATCAGGGCAATATCTCGGCTACCGCCAAAGCGCTGGGTATGCACCGGCGTACTTTACAGCGCAAGTTACAAAAATTCTCCCCCAGCAAAGACTGA
- a CDS encoding BadF/BadG/BcrA/BcrD ATPase family protein, with translation MAADAHYVLGIDGGGTKCLARLETHHGELIAEAISGPANPAQDAAQALDSVTLACREIQQIAGLTDAQLADIPAVLGLAGVSIPAYHQRTTSWQLPVSRFMVTTDLHTACVGAHGSEEGAIVITGTGSSAFISHQGQHTILGGHGFQLGDAASGAWLGQRALSCALEALDGLNSAHNLAHHLCQTLGQHTTADIVGSALHYRSAQFAQLAPVVITLAQQGDEDAMAIMRQGADYLNRLIRKLLSLHPVRISMLGGLAGVWSQWLDKDLQGQLSDVLHGPAAGACTLARRHQW, from the coding sequence ATGGCAGCAGACGCTCACTACGTACTGGGAATTGATGGCGGCGGCACTAAGTGCCTTGCCCGGCTGGAAACACACCATGGCGAACTAATTGCTGAGGCAATCAGCGGACCGGCAAACCCGGCTCAGGACGCAGCACAGGCGCTCGATTCTGTGACGCTGGCGTGTCGTGAAATTCAGCAGATAGCCGGGCTGACTGACGCCCAACTGGCGGATATTCCGGCGGTGCTGGGACTGGCCGGGGTCAGTATTCCGGCCTATCATCAGCGCACCACTTCCTGGCAGTTACCGGTCAGCCGTTTTATGGTCACCACCGACCTGCATACCGCCTGTGTGGGCGCGCATGGCAGTGAAGAGGGGGCAATTGTGATCACCGGTACCGGCAGCTCTGCTTTTATCAGTCACCAGGGCCAGCACACCATTCTGGGTGGGCATGGTTTTCAGCTCGGTGATGCCGCCTCCGGCGCCTGGCTGGGCCAGCGCGCACTCAGCTGCGCTCTGGAAGCGCTGGATGGCCTGAACAGTGCGCATAATCTGGCTCATCATCTGTGTCAGACACTGGGGCAGCACACCACTGCCGATATTGTGGGCAGCGCCCTGCATTACCGCTCCGCCCAGTTTGCTCAGCTGGCGCCGGTGGTCATTACCCTGGCTCAGCAGGGCGACGAGGATGCCATGGCCATTATGCGCCAGGGGGCTGATTATCTTAACCGGCTGATCCGTAAACTGTTGTCGCTGCATCCGGTGCGTATAAGTATGCTGGGCGGGCTAGCTGGGGTATGGTCGCAGTGGCTGGATAAAGACTTGCAGGGGCAGTTGTCGGATGTGCTTCACGGCCCGGCAGCCGGTGCCTGTACCCTAGCCCGGCGCCATCAGTGGTAA
- the nagA gene encoding N-acetylglucosamine-6-phosphate deacetylase yields the protein MSQAASQTFFARRLFTGHQWLSDVLIEVSHTTITRLTPNAEASDAYVLDGIVCPGFIDIQVNGGGGVQFNHTPTTACLMQMASAHATTGTASLMPTVITDDITVMSQAAQQIAAVRQTAPHVFLGVHFEGPHLSAAKKGMHSQAHIRPLSEAEIALFCDPALGQVIVTLAPEMVTTAQISALTQAGVIVNLGHTDATFEQASEAFAAGARGVTHLYNAMSAMTSRAPGVVGAALYHQHTYAGLIVDHHHVHPASATLAIRAKGAQRMCLVTDAMAPAASDIDHFFYQGTKVVRDKDTLRLDDGTLAGSVLTMIEAVRNTHFDLGFSLTDTLQMATSTPAAYLGHQQAGQLAPGSYASFLHLDEQLNLLDHWVGGSRV from the coding sequence ATGTCACAGGCGGCTTCCCAGACTTTTTTTGCCCGGCGTTTGTTTACCGGTCATCAATGGCTTAGCGATGTACTGATTGAGGTAAGTCACACCACCATCACCCGGCTTACGCCCAATGCAGAGGCTTCTGATGCCTATGTGTTAGATGGCATTGTGTGCCCTGGGTTTATCGATATTCAGGTTAATGGCGGGGGCGGTGTGCAGTTTAATCACACGCCCACCACAGCGTGTCTTATGCAGATGGCCAGCGCTCATGCCACTACCGGCACCGCCAGCCTGATGCCCACGGTGATTACCGACGATATTACGGTGATGAGTCAGGCTGCTCAGCAAATTGCCGCTGTCAGACAAACCGCGCCTCATGTGTTTCTGGGCGTGCATTTTGAAGGCCCGCATTTAAGTGCGGCCAAAAAAGGTATGCACAGCCAGGCCCATATCCGCCCGCTCAGCGAAGCTGAAATAGCCCTGTTCTGCGATCCGGCGTTGGGTCAGGTGATTGTGACGCTGGCCCCGGAAATGGTCACCACAGCACAAATCAGCGCATTAACCCAGGCAGGAGTGATTGTGAATCTGGGCCATACCGACGCCACCTTTGAGCAGGCCAGCGAGGCTTTTGCCGCCGGCGCCCGGGGCGTGACGCACCTGTACAATGCGATGTCAGCCATGACCAGCCGGGCACCGGGTGTGGTTGGCGCAGCGCTATATCACCAACACACCTACGCCGGACTGATTGTGGATCACCACCACGTTCATCCGGCCAGCGCCACGCTGGCAATCCGGGCCAAGGGGGCGCAGCGGATGTGTCTGGTAACCGATGCCATGGCTCCGGCTGCCAGCGATATTGACCACTTTTTTTATCAGGGCACAAAAGTAGTGCGCGATAAAGACACCTTAAGGTTGGATGATGGCACGCTGGCAGGCTCGGTGCTTACCATGATTGAGGCGGTGCGTAACACCCATTTTGACCTTGGCTTTTCGCTGACCGACACACTGCAAATGGCCACCTCTACTCCGGCAGCTTATTTAGGCCACCAGCAGGCAGGGCAGCTGGCCCCGGGTAGCTATGCCAGCTTTTTGCATCTGGATGAGCAGCTAAACCTGCTGGACCACTGGGTGGGTGGCAGCAGGGTATAA
- a CDS encoding LysR family transcriptional regulator has product MNLEHLNLFVRIAALQNISQAGADLGLSAAVASAQLQKLESTLGVRLLHRSTRNVTLSEEGEAFLPHAKEVLASAEAARAAVGAGSSAPSGTLRMTASAAFGRQHLIPAIASFMEKFEQVEVDLRLSDTIVDLVEGGFDLALRNAPLKDSSLVARRLARDRRIICASPDYLQKYGTPDHPQELTRHYSVSLHTVDCWKFITPDGPLQVHPLTRFRTDNGEAMRDACCAGLGVTINSTWNCYQHLRDGRLVEVLADYPLEHEAGVWAVYPTSRLLAPKVRAMIDHLLAWFGDTPYWDQSK; this is encoded by the coding sequence ATGAATCTGGAACACCTCAACTTGTTTGTACGTATCGCTGCCTTGCAGAATATCAGCCAGGCCGGTGCCGACCTGGGGCTGTCTGCGGCGGTGGCCAGTGCCCAGCTACAAAAGCTGGAGTCCACACTGGGAGTCCGGCTGCTCCATCGCAGTACCCGCAATGTGACATTAAGCGAAGAGGGTGAGGCATTTCTGCCTCATGCCAAAGAGGTCCTGGCCAGTGCTGAAGCGGCCAGAGCAGCGGTGGGCGCGGGCAGCTCTGCACCTTCAGGCACATTGCGTATGACAGCCTCGGCCGCATTTGGCCGACAACACCTGATCCCGGCTATCGCCAGCTTTATGGAAAAGTTTGAACAGGTGGAAGTGGACTTGCGCCTGTCAGACACCATTGTTGATCTGGTTGAGGGTGGGTTTGACCTGGCCTTGCGAAATGCACCGCTGAAAGACTCCAGTCTGGTGGCCCGGCGTCTGGCCCGGGACAGGCGCATTATCTGTGCATCGCCGGATTATCTGCAAAAATACGGTACCCCCGACCATCCACAGGAATTAACCCGGCACTACAGTGTAAGTCTGCATACGGTGGACTGCTGGAAATTTATCACTCCGGACGGCCCTTTACAGGTGCACCCGCTTACCCGGTTTCGTACCGATAACGGTGAGGCCATGCGTGATGCCTGCTGCGCCGGGCTGGGCGTGACCATTAATTCTACCTGGAATTGTTATCAGCACCTGCGCGACGGGCGTCTGGTAGAGGTTCTGGCTGATTACCCGCTAGAGCACGAAGCCGGCGTGTGGGCGGTATATCCCACCTCTCGGTTGTTAGCGCCTAAAGTCAGGGCAATGATTGATCATCTGCTGGCCTGGTTCGGGGATACGCCCTACTGGGACCAGTCAAAGTAA
- a CDS encoding TIGR03571 family LLM class oxidoreductase → MAFDKLAQQDFSIGLELPLDNDWSASGQAKRLVEGRPFGVPDMSQHTARIKLADELGYRAAWIRDVPLYDPQFGDAAQVFEAFSYLGYLAGITDNILLGTAAVVLPLRQPWLVKKSAHTIAQLSNDRFILGVASGDRPSEYPVFNVDFNSRGERFRESVKILRGDAQYGLSGGQLVLPEANPLPLYVAGLAQQSPQWVGENMDGWLAYPGTPSDHDRRVALWRNVAQDKPYVSFIHLDYVDNADAPVERHRFGVKTGRNGLIQELSAMRAAGVNHIGLHFRRNQRDLASSMREIAEQVLPLFHNN, encoded by the coding sequence ATGGCGTTTGATAAACTGGCACAACAGGATTTTTCTATTGGTCTGGAGCTTCCGCTGGACAACGACTGGTCGGCCAGCGGACAGGCCAAACGGCTAGTAGAAGGCCGCCCGTTCGGTGTACCGGACATGAGCCAGCACACCGCCCGCATTAAACTGGCAGACGAGCTGGGTTACCGGGCCGCCTGGATTCGCGATGTGCCCCTGTACGACCCGCAATTTGGTGATGCAGCCCAGGTTTTTGAAGCCTTCTCGTATCTGGGCTACCTGGCCGGAATAACCGACAATATTCTGTTGGGCACAGCGGCTGTTGTGTTGCCGTTACGCCAGCCCTGGCTGGTAAAAAAATCGGCCCATACCATTGCCCAGCTCAGCAATGACCGGTTTATTCTGGGTGTGGCCAGCGGTGACCGGCCTAGTGAATACCCGGTTTTCAATGTGGATTTTAACAGCCGTGGTGAGCGTTTTCGTGAGTCGGTAAAAATACTGCGCGGGGATGCTCAGTACGGTCTGTCTGGCGGACAACTGGTGTTGCCAGAAGCTAATCCCCTGCCACTGTACGTGGCCGGTCTGGCTCAGCAGTCACCGCAGTGGGTAGGCGAAAACATGGACGGCTGGCTGGCCTATCCGGGAACGCCGAGCGATCATGACCGCCGGGTAGCCCTGTGGCGCAATGTGGCGCAGGACAAACCTTATGTCAGCTTTATTCACTTAGACTATGTGGACAATGCAGATGCGCCTGTTGAGCGCCACCGGTTTGGGGTAAAAACGGGGCGTAACGGGCTGATTCAGGAGCTCAGCGCTATGCGCGCGGCCGGTGTGAATCATATCGGCCTGCACTTTCGCAGAAATCAACGGGATCTGGCGTCCAGCATGCGGGAGATTGCCGAGCAGGTATTACCGCTATTTCACAATAACTAG
- a CDS encoding outer membrane beta-barrel protein, whose protein sequence is MKYPLLLCALGAASLPAMAVSPAWDYVQATYVQADIESPVGDFKPKGVIPYISKKITDDIFVAGSYSQIDDTWQGVDMDVTQGTAGVGYRYGLNQTTDVYGILSYEYADIEYASALGTLTTDDDGYGLTAGVRSMVMPNVELKGSVRYIDTTDSTTSVNVGADYLISPEFAVGLNYDMGDDVDVFGVNARYNF, encoded by the coding sequence ATGAAATACCCGCTTCTACTGTGCGCCCTTGGCGCGGCAAGTTTACCGGCCATGGCCGTGTCTCCTGCGTGGGATTATGTGCAGGCTACTTATGTGCAGGCTGATATTGAATCACCGGTTGGCGACTTCAAACCCAAAGGGGTTATTCCGTACATTTCCAAGAAAATTACCGATGATATTTTTGTTGCCGGTAGCTACAGCCAGATTGACGATACCTGGCAGGGCGTAGATATGGACGTAACTCAGGGCACCGCTGGCGTCGGCTATCGCTACGGGCTGAACCAGACAACCGATGTGTATGGCATACTCAGCTATGAATACGCTGATATTGAATATGCCAGTGCACTGGGTACGCTTACCACAGATGATGACGGTTACGGTCTGACGGCCGGCGTGCGCTCCATGGTCATGCCGAATGTCGAACTGAAAGGCTCGGTTCGTTACATCGATACCACTGACAGCACCACATCGGTGAACGTGGGCGCGGACTATCTTATCTCGCCTGAATTTGCTGTGGGTCTGAACTACGACATGGGCGATGATGTGGATGTATTTGGCGTCAATGCCCGGTACAACTTTTAA
- a CDS encoding outer membrane beta-barrel protein: MKSTLLASLMGLLSVNAVAAVSPTWNYAQLGYIQTDIDGLSELDPNGLMVFGSYELSEHFFIAGSFASLSDDYQSVEIDLEQGNAGLGYKYSMTQSTDWFVALSYEYASAEVDTPFFDNKEDGHGVGIMTGVRSMVLDQLELKGALRHVHIEGEGQSSLGLGVDYLVSPFAAIGVNYDVGSDAKTFGFNLRYNF, encoded by the coding sequence ATGAAATCAACGCTTCTCGCCTCGCTTATGGGGTTGCTTTCAGTGAATGCGGTGGCCGCAGTGTCGCCAACATGGAACTATGCACAGCTGGGATATATTCAGACGGATATCGACGGTTTAAGTGAGCTGGACCCCAATGGCCTGATGGTTTTTGGGTCTTATGAGCTTAGTGAGCACTTTTTTATTGCCGGATCGTTTGCCAGTTTAAGTGATGATTACCAGTCAGTTGAGATCGATCTTGAGCAGGGCAACGCCGGTCTTGGCTACAAATATAGTATGACTCAGTCGACCGACTGGTTTGTGGCATTAAGCTATGAATATGCGAGCGCGGAAGTCGACACGCCCTTTTTTGATAATAAAGAGGATGGCCATGGGGTCGGAATCATGACCGGTGTGCGTTCTATGGTGCTGGACCAGCTTGAACTGAAAGGCGCACTCAGGCACGTACATATTGAGGGCGAAGGGCAGAGCTCACTTGGGCTGGGCGTTGATTACCTGGTTTCGCCATTTGCAGCAATAGGCGTGAACTACGACGTTGGCAGTGATGCCAAAACATTCGGCTTTAATTTGCGCTATAACTTCTGA
- a CDS encoding tyrosine-type recombinase/integrase, with translation MAALRRIDIDLPYVHVRKNISARGVVDAPKTASGVRKTVLPRTAQVVVSEQLKSHDGERVWCTEDGKPYTSNRVIAETVWYRQLDQAGIKRRLTPYKTRHSFISWMLKAGEPILIVAHHVGHSDTQMIEKRYARFIPDSAPKWYVDDPEKFIALKNSMKSIE, from the coding sequence GTGGCCGCTTTGCGCCGGATAGACATCGACCTGCCCTATGTCCACGTTCGTAAGAACATTTCCGCTCGCGGGGTGGTCGATGCACCCAAAACAGCATCGGGTGTCAGAAAGACAGTGCTACCTCGCACCGCCCAGGTTGTTGTCTCCGAGCAGCTAAAGTCACATGACGGCGAACGGGTGTGGTGCACAGAAGATGGGAAACCCTATACGAGTAATCGGGTAATTGCCGAAACAGTGTGGTATCGTCAGCTCGACCAAGCGGGTATCAAAAGAAGACTAACACCCTACAAAACCCGTCACTCTTTTATTAGTTGGATGCTAAAAGCAGGCGAGCCAATTTTAATTGTCGCTCATCATGTCGGCCACTCTGACACCCAAATGATAGAAAAAAGATATGCTCGTTTTATACCCGATTCTGCGCCGAAATGGTACGTAGATGACCCCGAAAAATTTATTGCCTTAAAAAATTCAATGAAATCAATAGAATAA